From the genome of Planctomycetia bacterium:
TATGTGCTGTCGGCAGGAAGCCTGCTCCCCAGTTCGATTGTCCACCACTGGGGCCTTTGCTGCCCGAACTGAAGACAACAAAACCAGGCAAATCTTCTGCTTCACTGCCCAGGCCATAGGTTACCCAAGAACCGAAACTAGGCCTTCCGAATTGCTGTGCTCCGGTGTTCATGAAGATTTGCGCAGGGGCATGGTTGAATGCATCCGTCGTCATCGATTTAACGATGGTCAAATCATCAACTATGGTAGACAGGTGAGGCATCAACTCCGATATCTCGGTCTGATTCTTTCCTACCTTGTTGAATTTGAACTTTGGTCCCAACAGCTTTGAATTCGGGTTAATGAACGCTGCGCGATAGCCCTTCAATAATTCTGCAGGAGGCAATGTGCCATTGTGCTTGGCTAACATGGGTTTGTTATCGAACAGTTCCAGATGACTGGGTGCGCCAGCCATGAACAGGTAAATAATCCGTTTGGCTTTGGGAGCAAAATGAGGTTTCTTCGGAGTCAGTGGAGTAACAGACTTCTTATCACCATCCCTGCCAATCAATCCCTGGCTGAGTAGATTCATCAATCCGATAGTGCCAAGGCCAACACCGCACTCACGAAAAAACCATCTCCGTGTAAGGTGCTGTCTCTCTTGCTGAAGCAATTGCTCGATCGGTTTCATGACTTCTCTCAAATCAACCATGCAAGTTCAGTTTACACGGAAAGAACAATCCCTGCCAACTCTTTCACAACTCTAACCGTTGCGATTCATGTCACTAACATAGCAACACAAGAGCCAAAGGAGAGTAAGTACCCATGTTGCGATTGTCCAGGCTTGCAGATCAGGTGAAGCCTTCCGCTACATTAGCTGCCGGTGCCAAGGCCAAGGAAATGAAAGCTGCTGGCATCAAAGTCTATGATTTTACCCTCGGTGAACCCGATTTTCCCACCCCGCCTCATATTGTTGAAGCTGCGGTGAAGGCCATGCATGCAGGTCACACCAAGTATACCGCCGCTGAAGGCTTACCGGCGCTGAGGCAGGAACTGTGCAAGAGCTACAAACAGCGTTTTGATCTCACTTATACTCCCGATCAGGTCATCATCTCTAACGGCGCCAAGCACTCCCTTCACAATGCTCTTGCGGCATTGGTTGGCCTTGGTGATGAAGTTATCATCCCTACACCCTACTGGACCAGCTATGCTGATCTGGTCACTATGACCGGTGCGAGCATAGTTTTGGTGAACACCACCATTGAGGAAGGATTCAAACTAACTGCTGCTAAACTCAAGAGTGCCATTACACCCAAAACGCGACTCTTGATGATGAATTCTCCCAGCAACCCTACGGGTGTCACTTACTCACGAGACGAGCTTCTCGCCTTATCACAAGTGGTAGTCGAGCACCAATTGGCAGTGCTCTCAGATGAAATCTATGAGAATCTCTCCTACGACAATGTGAAGTCTACTTGTATAGCCAGCCTGCCTAGCATGCAGGAACTTACCATTGTCGTCAGTGGCGCCAGCAAAAGTTTCGCCATGACAGGGTGGCGTATCGGCTGGGCTCTTGGACCAAAGCACGTGATCAAAGCCATGGGCAACATTCAAAGTCAGCAGACGGGTTGTCCCAACAGTATCAGTCAGTATGCCGCTCTGGTTGGTTTGACCAGCGACATGAAAGCCATGAATGATATGCGAGCCGAGTTCCAGGCCCGGCGTGATCTTATCTGCAAGGGCTTGGCCAGTTTGCCTGGTATCACAGTGCATCAACCAACCGGGGCCTTCTATGCCTTCTTCAATGTGTCAAAGCACTTTGGCAAGACTTTGCATGGCATCAAGATTAACGATTCAGCTGACTTCTGCCGTGCTGCCTTGGAAAAAGTGCAGGTAAGTGTTGTTCCAGGTTCTGCCTTCGGTGCCGAAGGTTACGTTCGGCTTTCGTTTGCTTCCAGCCGGGAAGATCTGCAGGGTGGAGTGGAGCAGTTACGAAAACTGCTTTCATAAAAAGTCAAAGCTTCAAGCCTGAGCTTGAAGCTTTGAATAACATCCAATGTTGATCTTAATATTCGCGGTTCTTCTTGCGACCCGGTTCGGGAATCGGGTAAATGCCTTCGGCATTTGCTTTTACCGGAGCAGGCGAATCGATGGTGAGTTTATCCACATCGGGAGCCATCTCGTGGTCGTGGTTCATCATCTGATCCAGCGTGACTTCACTGCAAGTATGACTGGCAAGCCGACCCATGGCAGTGACCAGACTTGCCATGGCTCCACGTCGGGCTTCGTTATGAGGCTTGTCATCACGAATGGACTGAATGAGATTGTCCCATTCAAGTTGGTAGGGATTATTTTCACGAGCCTTACATTTCCAGATAATATTCTCCGTTTTCATTTGATGACCCTTGAAGGTCTTGCAGCGGGCAGGAGAATGGCCTGAAGCCGAGATGACCGCTGCACCCTTGGTGCCATGTGCATAACTGGCGAACTCTTCGCGTGCACCAGTGATACATCGGCCTTCCAGATACATCTTCGTGCCATCTTCGAAGGTGTATTCCACGGTGTAATTGTCGAAATTCTGATCGACAAAGTCTTTGCGGTAATGACGGCCACCGTTGCCTGATGCTTTGACAGGCCAGGCGTCTTTCATCCAGCAGCATTCGTCAATGTTATGGATGTAGAAGTCGCTGAATGCTCCACCACTGGCCCAGAGGAAACCGTGGAAATTGCGAATCTGGTATTCCAGTTCATTTAATTTCTCAGGTTTCTTCCTGACTTGGAAGGTTCCAACCGGGCCATGCATGCGATAAGCACGCAGCAGAGTGATGTCTCCGATCTCACCCTTTTTGATGCGATCAAAGAGTTCCTGGCGAACTTCGCAATGTCGGCACATCAGGCCAACACCTACCTTGAGGCCAGCTTTCTCCGATTCATCAGCCAAGGCCAGCATTTTTCGCGTGCTGGGGCCATCAACCGTAGTTGGCTTTTCCATGAAGACGTTGAGTTTCTTTTTGATTGCATACTGGAAGAATGGCCAGCGGAAGGCAGGAGGAGTGGCAAAGATCACCACGTCGCCGGGTTTCAACACATCCATAGCATTCTTGAATGCATCGTACCCGACAAACTTGTTTTCATCTTTCACGGCGAGTCGTTCTTCATTATCTACTCGACGTTTCAATTCATCGTAACTGGATTTCAACCTGTCTTGGAACGCATCAGCCATAGCGGTTATGCGGATGGGGCCAGACCTGGTAGCGATTGCGTTCTGGGCAGCGCCTGTGCCACGGCCGCCACAGCCAATCAGCGCAACGTCAATGGTGTTATTTTCACCAGCATGTACGCTGGGAATGCTTACGCCGGCAAGTGATGAGGTTGCGACGATTCCAGTAGTTGTTTTGATAACATCGCGACGAGAGGGGGAATTCAATCGTTCGGACACAATCTCGCTCCTGGTGTGAAAATGGCGGAATAAACCGGCGGGAATCGGTACTGATTTTATTATACAGCCGATACTAACGAAGATACTCACTCGAATGCTCAGAAGCGAGTCTAAACTTCATCTCTGCCATTTTTTCTTCATTAACCGGCTCGACGGTAAGCCCGGTCACGCAGTTTGTCGATTTGCATCCGACGTTGAGCTTCAGGTGCATAGGCGTCAAATTCGCCGCCATTTGGCTCGATCAGGCAAAAGACATGGTAGGCCATTCGGCGCAGTTCCAGATCTCGCCGTTCCAGAGCATCTACTAAATGAGGCAAGGCAGGCCTTCCGATATTGAGAAGTTCATGTTCAGCTTTATCTTTTTCCGATCCCTTCAACTGTTCAATCAATTCAAATACTCGTTCATGTTTAAGCACCGCATCTATGGTTTGAGCCGGAGCCATATTGCTCATGGACAGAATTTGCGGTGCAGCATCAGCAACGAAACCTCTTCCCTGCTGTTCTTCCGCAAAGTTCTGACCCAGGTAACGGGCAATCACTGTCTGATTCTTCACAATTTCATCTGGTGTACCTTGGGCAACCACCGATCCATCAGTGATGACATAAGACCGATCGGTAATGCGGAGGGTTTCCCGAACATTGTGATCGGTTATCAGAATGGAGATGCCTCGCTTGCACAAATTACGAACAATCACCTGAATTTCGCTGATGGTGATCGGATCGATGCCCGTAAACGGTTCATCAAGCAAAATCAAAAGAGGTTCAGTTGCCAGGCATCGGGCAATTTCCAGACGACGTTTTTCACCGCCTGAGAGCGTTTGAGCAATACTGTTTTTCAGACGATGCAGTCCGAACTCTTCCAGCTTGGCGTGGGTAATTTCCAGTCGTTGTTCTGCGTTGGGCCGTTTACCCTGCAAGGAACGTAAGCCGGGCATGGCTTCCAACACTGCAAGGATATTCTGTTCAACCGTCAACTTGCGAAAGATGCTAGATTCCTGAGAAAGGTACCCCAGCCCCAGTCGGGCACGCTGGTACATTGGCCAGTTCGTCACTGTCTTTTCTGCAAAGCTGACTTTGCCACGGTCTGGCTTCACCATTCCGGTGGTCATGCGGAAACTGGTTGTCTTCCCAGCACCATTGGGGCCTAGGAGCCCGACAACTTCACCTTGATTGACATGAAAGCCAACGCCGTTGACCACTTTGCGTCGGCCATAGGTTTTTTCAAGCCCTTCGACAGTCAGCAGCGACATGGATGTATTCCTCAGGATCTGAAACTGTCACTACGCTTAGCGAGGCGGCTGGTTAACCACCGTGCCTGAATTCAGGAAACCTGCTTTATTTGCTGGCTCATTGAATGCTGGCGCCTTCTTGGCGTTTTCCATGCGATTGATTTGTTCCAACACTTCTTCTGAAAAAGCGGGTAGTGGAGAAACAATGTTATTCTGGTAGGTACCAGCATTCACAATGTGCATGCGAGTGGGCAGCGGCTCGGTTGGTGCTGGTATGGTCGGCGAAATCCCTAGGCGTTTGAGGTAATCCTGAAATTCCGCCAACGTCCGGGGATCATTCTTCCTGGGCTCATTAGGCTTGGCTGGTGGTACCTGTTGAGGTTCAGGCTTGTTGCCTGACTGCCCTTTGCCTGAAACACCGGGAATACTTGGCAAACCACCTGGTGAAGAACTTTGTTTAGGCTCTTCAACGGGTGGTTTGTTAGCCACTGATGCAGGCGTTTTATCAGCTACTTGCTGTATGGCTGCTCCGCTCATGCCTGGAATCGTTGGTAAAGTGCTTGATTCAGCCTTTTCACTGGCTGGAAGCACTTTCGTTGTGGCATCATTTGCTTCTTCCATGCTGGCAAAAGTATTTGCGGACTTCCCAAGGCTCTGCTGACTGCCAGTTGGACTCGATTCTGATTTGGCGATTTCCGGTTGCTTGCCAGTTGCGTAATAGACCCATTGGCGCAACACGGCAAACTGATCCTTCGAGACCGGCCACTGT
Proteins encoded in this window:
- a CDS encoding pyridoxal phosphate-dependent aminotransferase is translated as MLRLSRLADQVKPSATLAAGAKAKEMKAAGIKVYDFTLGEPDFPTPPHIVEAAVKAMHAGHTKYTAAEGLPALRQELCKSYKQRFDLTYTPDQVIISNGAKHSLHNALAALVGLGDEVIIPTPYWTSYADLVTMTGASIVLVNTTIEEGFKLTAAKLKSAITPKTRLLMMNSPSNPTGVTYSRDELLALSQVVVEHQLAVLSDEIYENLSYDNVKSTCIASLPSMQELTIVVSGASKSFAMTGWRIGWALGPKHVIKAMGNIQSQQTGCPNSISQYAALVGLTSDMKAMNDMRAEFQARRDLICKGLASLPGITVHQPTGAFYAFFNVSKHFGKTLHGIKINDSADFCRAALEKVQVSVVPGSAFGAEGYVRLSFASSREDLQGGVEQLRKLLS
- a CDS encoding Gfo/Idh/MocA family oxidoreductase, with translation MSERLNSPSRRDVIKTTTGIVATSSLAGVSIPSVHAGENNTIDVALIGCGGRGTGAAQNAIATRSGPIRITAMADAFQDRLKSSYDELKRRVDNEERLAVKDENKFVGYDAFKNAMDVLKPGDVVIFATPPAFRWPFFQYAIKKKLNVFMEKPTTVDGPSTRKMLALADESEKAGLKVGVGLMCRHCEVRQELFDRIKKGEIGDITLLRAYRMHGPVGTFQVRKKPEKLNELEYQIRNFHGFLWASGGAFSDFYIHNIDECCWMKDAWPVKASGNGGRHYRKDFVDQNFDNYTVEYTFEDGTKMYLEGRCITGAREEFASYAHGTKGAAVISASGHSPARCKTFKGHQMKTENIIWKCKARENNPYQLEWDNLIQSIRDDKPHNEARRGAMASLVTAMGRLASHTCSEVTLDQMMNHDHEMAPDVDKLTIDSPAPVKANAEGIYPIPEPGRKKNREY
- the lptB gene encoding LPS export ABC transporter ATP-binding protein, encoding MSLLTVEGLEKTYGRRKVVNGVGFHVNQGEVVGLLGPNGAGKTTSFRMTTGMVKPDRGKVSFAEKTVTNWPMYQRARLGLGYLSQESSIFRKLTVEQNILAVLEAMPGLRSLQGKRPNAEQRLEITHAKLEEFGLHRLKNSIAQTLSGGEKRRLEIARCLATEPLLILLDEPFTGIDPITISEIQVIVRNLCKRGISILITDHNVRETLRITDRSYVITDGSVVAQGTPDEIVKNQTVIARYLGQNFAEEQQGRGFVADAAPQILSMSNMAPAQTIDAVLKHERVFELIEQLKGSEKDKAEHELLNIGRPALPHLVDALERRDLELRRMAYHVFCLIEPNGGEFDAYAPEAQRRMQIDKLRDRAYRRAG